A single genomic interval of Microbacterium hydrocarbonoxydans harbors:
- a CDS encoding RluA family pseudouridine synthase, with translation MEFRSLPVPDGLEGTRVDAALAKMLGFSRTFAADVAAAGGVRLDGVTLDKSDRLRGGGWLEVEWQPKEEPRIVPIAVPELGIVYDDDDIVVVDKPTGVAAHPSVGWEGPTVVGALAAAGFRVSTSGAPERAGVVHRLDVGTSGLMVVAKSETAYTALKRAFKERTVEKIYHAVVQGHPDPLTGTIDAPIGRHPNHSWKFAVVADGKPSVTHYETLEAFPGASLLEIHLETGRTHQIRVHMAALRHPCVGDPLYGADPTLSARLGLTRQWLHAHRLAFTHPTTGEWVQFESGYPADFEHALEVLRGE, from the coding sequence GTGGAGTTCCGCTCCCTCCCCGTCCCTGACGGACTCGAAGGCACGCGCGTCGACGCCGCCCTGGCCAAGATGCTCGGGTTCTCGCGGACGTTCGCGGCGGATGTCGCCGCGGCCGGCGGCGTGCGCCTCGACGGAGTGACGCTCGACAAGTCGGATCGCCTGCGCGGCGGCGGCTGGCTCGAAGTGGAGTGGCAGCCGAAGGAGGAGCCCCGCATCGTTCCCATCGCCGTGCCCGAGCTCGGGATCGTCTACGACGATGACGACATCGTCGTGGTCGACAAGCCCACCGGGGTGGCGGCCCACCCGTCCGTGGGGTGGGAGGGGCCAACGGTGGTGGGCGCTCTCGCCGCCGCCGGCTTCCGTGTCTCGACGAGCGGTGCTCCCGAGCGTGCGGGGGTCGTGCACCGTCTCGATGTCGGCACCAGCGGGCTGATGGTCGTCGCGAAGAGCGAGACCGCGTACACCGCGCTCAAGCGCGCCTTCAAGGAGCGCACGGTCGAGAAGATCTACCACGCCGTCGTGCAGGGGCATCCCGATCCCTTGACGGGCACCATCGATGCGCCGATCGGTCGGCACCCGAACCACTCCTGGAAGTTCGCGGTCGTCGCCGACGGCAAGCCGTCGGTGACCCACTACGAGACGCTCGAGGCGTTTCCCGGCGCCTCTCTGCTGGAGATCCATCTCGAGACCGGCCGGACCCATCAGATCCGCGTCCACATGGCCGCCCTCCGGCATCCGTGCGTCGGCGACCCGCTCTACGGTGCGGACCCCACCCTCTCGGCCAGGCTCGGCCTGACGCGTCAATGGCTGCACGCGCACAGGCTCGCGTTCACGCATCCGACCACGGGGGAGTGGGTGCAGTTCGAGTCAGGGTACCCGGCGGACTTCGAGCACGCCCTCGAGGTACTGAGGGGCGAATAG
- a CDS encoding GNAT family N-acetyltransferase, producing MSIEVRPATEFADVATLVGPKKPTSNVCFCLSYRIGSKENVALRGQERADRVQELCRHDPPPGLIAYLGDEPVGWAALHPRRDTSFARNRLIPHVDDLDVWSLWCIRVRPGHRGQGISHALVDGAIAYATSRGAPAIEGYPVDNRGEKVNQTMAYVGTRRLFEKAGFVKAADTGSTLDGFPRVLMRLALD from the coding sequence ATGAGCATCGAGGTGCGACCGGCGACCGAGTTCGCCGACGTGGCCACGCTCGTCGGGCCGAAGAAGCCGACGTCGAACGTGTGCTTCTGTCTGAGCTATCGGATCGGCAGCAAGGAGAACGTGGCGCTGCGGGGGCAGGAGCGCGCTGATCGCGTGCAAGAGCTCTGCCGTCACGATCCTCCGCCCGGCCTCATCGCGTACCTCGGCGATGAGCCTGTCGGGTGGGCGGCGCTGCATCCTCGACGCGACACGAGCTTCGCTCGCAACCGTCTCATCCCGCATGTCGACGACCTCGACGTGTGGTCGCTGTGGTGCATCCGCGTGCGTCCGGGGCATCGGGGGCAGGGGATCTCGCACGCCCTCGTCGACGGTGCGATCGCCTATGCGACGTCGAGAGGCGCTCCGGCGATCGAGGGGTACCCGGTCGACAACCGTGGCGAGAAGGTCAATCAGACGATGGCGTATGTGGGCACGCGACGCCTCTTCGAGAAGGCCGGCTTCGTCAAGGCAGCAGATACGGGGTCCACGCTCGACGGTTTCCCACGGGTCCTGATGCGGCTCGCGCTGGACTGA
- the dnaE gene encoding DNA polymerase III subunit alpha, producing the protein MASDSFVHLHVHSEYSMLDGAAKIAAMTQAAADYDMPAIAVTDHGNTFAAFEFYKAANAAGVKPIIGLEAYVTPGTHRSDKSRVQWGSPDQKSDDVSGSGAYTHMTMWSESTQGMHNLFRLSSLSSMEGYYFKPRMDRELLQTYGKGLIATTGCPSGEIQTRLRLGQYDAARAAAAEFQDLFGKENYFAEIMDHGLSIERRVMTDLIRLAKDLKIPLVGTNDSHYTHQHEADAHEALLCVQSGSTLDDPNRFKFDGDGYYIKTAAEMRQLFRDHPEACDNTLLIAERCEVEFNTAANYMPRFPVPDGETEDSWLIKEVEAGLHYRYPSGIPDKVRKQAEYETGIILQMGFPGYFLVVADFINWAKDNGIRVGPGRGSGAGSMVAYAMRITDLDPLEHGLIFERFLNPDRVSMPDFDVDFDDRRRGEVIDYVTRKYGSERVAQIVTYGTIKSKQALKDAGRVLGFPFSMGERLTKAMPPPVMGKDMPLDGMFDSAHPRYKEASEFRALIETDPEAKTVFDRALGLEGLKRQWGVHAAGVIMSSEPLLDIIPIMRREQDGQIVTQFDYPSCESLGLIKMDFLGLRNLTIISDALDNIRTNRGEELDLEHLALDDRGAYELLGRGESLGVFQLDGGPMRALMRLMRPDNFGDISALIALYRPGPMGANSHTNYALRKNGQQPITPIHPEFTESLADILDESYGLIIYQEQVMAIAQRVAGFSLGQADILRRAMGKKKKSELDKQFEGFQAGMHANGYSDGAVNAIWEILLPFSDYAFNKAHSAAYGVVSYWTAYLKAHYPAEYMAALLTSVGDSKDKMALYLNECRRMGIKVLPPDVSESINYFAAVGDDIRFGLGAVRNVGSNVVEGIVQARKDERFTSFHHFLDKVPLHVANKRTVESLIKAGAFDSMGDSRRALLEVHEDAVEAAVDRKRNEAQGAIGFDFDSLYDGMEEAAPAKVPPRPEWIKKDKLAFEREMLGLYVSDHPLAGLEVPLAKHASISIHDLINSDDMQDGDQVTVAGLVTSVQHRVAKASGNPYGMITVEDFNGEVTVMFMGKTYTEFQHILQQDSILAVRGRVSKRDDGMNLHAQSAFAPDVGSFDAAGPLALVLAEQRATERVMNELADVLRRHSGDTEVILRVHRGGTAKVFDVPMPVKVSADLFGDLKSLLGPTCLG; encoded by the coding sequence ATGGCATCCGACTCCTTCGTCCACCTGCACGTGCACAGTGAGTACTCGATGCTCGACGGGGCGGCGAAGATCGCGGCGATGACCCAGGCGGCCGCTGACTACGACATGCCGGCCATCGCCGTCACCGATCACGGCAACACCTTCGCGGCGTTCGAGTTCTACAAGGCGGCGAACGCCGCCGGCGTCAAGCCGATCATCGGCCTCGAGGCCTACGTCACCCCCGGCACCCACCGCAGCGACAAGTCGCGCGTGCAGTGGGGCTCACCGGATCAGAAGAGCGACGACGTCTCCGGCTCCGGTGCGTACACCCACATGACGATGTGGAGCGAGAGCACGCAGGGGATGCACAACCTGTTCCGGCTCAGTTCGCTGTCGAGCATGGAGGGCTACTACTTCAAGCCGCGTATGGACCGCGAGCTCCTGCAGACCTACGGCAAGGGGCTGATCGCGACGACCGGATGCCCCTCCGGTGAGATCCAGACCCGACTGCGCCTCGGCCAGTACGACGCCGCGCGTGCGGCGGCGGCGGAGTTCCAGGACCTGTTCGGCAAAGAGAACTACTTCGCCGAGATCATGGACCACGGCCTCTCGATCGAGCGGCGCGTGATGACCGACCTCATCCGGCTGGCCAAGGACCTGAAGATCCCGCTGGTCGGCACGAACGACTCGCACTACACGCACCAGCACGAGGCCGACGCGCACGAGGCGCTGCTGTGCGTGCAGTCCGGCTCGACGCTCGACGACCCCAACCGCTTCAAGTTCGACGGCGACGGCTACTACATCAAGACCGCCGCCGAGATGCGCCAGCTGTTCCGCGATCACCCCGAGGCCTGCGACAACACGCTGCTGATCGCCGAGCGGTGCGAGGTCGAGTTCAACACCGCAGCGAACTACATGCCGCGCTTCCCCGTGCCGGACGGCGAGACCGAAGACAGCTGGCTCATCAAAGAGGTCGAGGCGGGCCTGCACTACCGCTACCCGAGCGGCATCCCCGACAAGGTGCGCAAGCAGGCCGAGTACGAGACCGGCATCATCCTGCAGATGGGCTTCCCCGGCTACTTCCTCGTCGTCGCCGACTTCATCAACTGGGCGAAGGACAACGGCATCCGGGTGGGACCCGGTCGAGGCTCCGGTGCAGGATCGATGGTCGCCTACGCCATGCGGATCACCGACCTCGACCCCCTCGAGCACGGCCTGATCTTCGAGCGCTTCCTCAACCCCGACCGTGTCTCGATGCCCGACTTCGACGTCGACTTCGATGACCGTCGTCGTGGCGAGGTCATCGACTACGTGACCAGGAAGTACGGCTCCGAGCGCGTCGCACAGATCGTCACCTACGGCACGATCAAGTCGAAGCAGGCACTCAAGGACGCCGGCCGCGTGCTGGGCTTCCCGTTCAGCATGGGGGAGCGCCTGACCAAGGCGATGCCGCCGCCCGTGATGGGCAAGGACATGCCTCTGGACGGCATGTTCGACTCGGCGCACCCGCGGTACAAGGAGGCGAGCGAGTTCCGTGCCCTCATCGAGACCGACCCCGAGGCGAAGACGGTCTTCGATCGCGCGCTCGGACTCGAGGGTCTGAAGCGGCAGTGGGGCGTGCACGCCGCCGGCGTCATCATGTCGTCCGAGCCGCTGCTCGACATCATCCCGATCATGCGCCGCGAGCAGGACGGGCAGATCGTCACGCAGTTCGACTACCCGTCGTGCGAGTCGCTCGGACTGATCAAGATGGACTTCCTCGGGCTCCGCAACCTGACGATCATCTCCGATGCGCTCGACAACATCCGCACCAACCGCGGCGAGGAGCTCGACCTCGAGCATCTCGCCCTCGACGACCGCGGCGCCTACGAGCTGCTCGGGCGTGGAGAATCGCTCGGCGTCTTCCAGCTCGACGGTGGGCCGATGCGCGCGCTCATGCGCCTCATGCGCCCCGACAACTTCGGTGACATCTCGGCTCTCATCGCGCTGTACCGCCCTGGTCCCATGGGCGCGAACTCGCACACCAACTACGCGCTGCGCAAGAACGGCCAGCAGCCGATCACGCCGATCCACCCGGAGTTCACGGAGTCGCTCGCCGACATCCTCGACGAGTCCTACGGCCTGATCATCTACCAGGAGCAGGTGATGGCCATCGCGCAGCGGGTGGCCGGGTTCTCGCTCGGCCAGGCCGACATCCTCCGCCGAGCGATGGGCAAGAAGAAGAAGTCCGAGCTCGACAAGCAGTTCGAGGGCTTCCAGGCCGGGATGCACGCGAACGGATACTCCGACGGCGCCGTCAACGCGATCTGGGAGATCCTGCTCCCGTTCTCGGACTACGCCTTCAACAAAGCGCACTCCGCCGCCTACGGGGTGGTCTCGTACTGGACCGCGTACCTCAAGGCGCACTATCCCGCCGAGTACATGGCGGCGCTGCTCACCAGCGTCGGCGACTCGAAGGACAAGATGGCGCTGTACCTCAACGAGTGCCGGCGGATGGGGATCAAGGTGCTCCCGCCGGACGTGTCGGAGTCGATCAACTACTTCGCCGCCGTCGGCGACGACATCCGCTTCGGTCTCGGCGCTGTCCGCAACGTCGGCAGCAACGTCGTCGAGGGCATCGTGCAGGCGCGCAAGGACGAGCGGTTCACCTCGTTCCACCACTTCCTCGACAAGGTGCCGCTGCACGTCGCGAACAAGCGCACCGTCGAGTCGCTGATCAAGGCGGGCGCCTTCGACTCCATGGGCGATTCGCGTCGCGCGCTGCTGGAGGTCCACGAGGATGCCGTCGAGGCGGCCGTCGACCGCAAGCGCAACGAGGCCCAGGGGGCCATCGGGTTCGACTTCGACAGCCTGTACGACGGGATGGAGGAGGCCGCCCCGGCGAAGGTCCCGCCGCGCCCGGAGTGGATCAAGAAGGACAAGCTCGCCTTCGAGCGGGAGATGCTCGGGCTCTACGTCTCCGACCACCCGCTCGCAGGACTCGAGGTGCCGCTTGCGAAGCACGCGTCGATCTCGATCCATGACCTCATCAACTCCGACGACATGCAGGACGGAGACCAGGTCACCGTCGCCGGCCTCGTCACCAGCGTCCAGCACCGTGTCGCGAAGGCCAGCGGCAACCCCTACGGCATGATCACCGTCGAGGACTTCAACGGCGAGGTGACGGTCATGTTCATGGGCAAGACCTACACCGAGTTCCAGCACATCCTGCAGCAGGATTCGATCCTGGCCGTGCGGGGCCGGGTGTCCAAGCGCGATGACGGCATGAACCTGCACGCCCAGTCGGCGTTCGCACCCGACGTCGGCTCCTTCGACGCGGCGGGGCCGCTGGCTCTCGTGCTCGCGGAGCAGCGCGCCACCGAGCGGGTCATGAACGAGCTGGCAGACGTGCTGCGTCGGCACAGCGGAGACACCGAGGTGATCCTGCGGGTGCACCGTGGTGGCACGGCCAAGGTGTTCGACGTGCCGATGCCGGTGAAGGTCTCGGCTGACCTGTTCGGCGACCTCAAGTCGCTCCTCGGACCGACCTGTCTCGGCTGA
- the hisD gene encoding histidinol dehydrogenase, with translation MVRTIDLRGRTLSPADMLAAVPRATQARAEALDTATRIVEDVRERGEVALREQAERFDHVVDHRIPVPAEHIADALAALEPEVRAALDEAIRRVRIASAAQVPATQVTRIGEGATITQRWQPVHRVGVYIPGGKAVYPSSVIMNVVPAQIAGVEQIALASPPQHDQGGRVHPTILAAAALLGITEVYAMGGAGAIGAFAHGVADIGLDPVDVLSGPGNNYVASAKRAVAGVVGTDSEAGATEILIVADSAADPRLVAADLISQAEHDEQASAVLVTDSPELAERVAVDVARLAAATRHSERVAAALDGPQSAIVLVDDRAMATAFSNAYAPEHLELHLQDAEAAAATFTSAGAVFVGDHTPVSLGDYMAGSNHVLPTGGQARYAPGLGAYTFLRPQQVISYDRAALAEVRSGVVALANTEVLPAHGEAIEARFTA, from the coding sequence ATCGTGCGCACGATCGATCTGCGAGGGCGCACGCTCTCGCCGGCTGACATGCTGGCCGCCGTCCCCCGGGCCACCCAGGCGCGGGCGGAGGCTCTCGACACCGCGACGCGGATCGTCGAGGACGTCAGGGAGCGCGGAGAGGTGGCGTTGCGCGAGCAGGCGGAACGCTTCGACCACGTGGTCGACCACCGCATCCCTGTGCCGGCCGAGCACATCGCCGACGCGCTGGCCGCGCTCGAGCCCGAAGTGCGTGCTGCCCTCGACGAGGCGATCCGGCGCGTGCGCATCGCGTCGGCGGCCCAGGTGCCCGCGACGCAGGTCACCAGGATCGGCGAGGGAGCGACGATCACGCAGCGCTGGCAGCCCGTGCACCGCGTGGGGGTCTACATCCCCGGCGGTAAGGCTGTCTATCCCTCGAGCGTGATCATGAACGTGGTGCCCGCCCAGATCGCGGGGGTCGAGCAGATCGCCCTCGCCTCGCCGCCGCAGCACGACCAAGGCGGCCGCGTCCACCCGACGATCCTCGCCGCTGCAGCGCTGCTGGGCATCACCGAGGTGTATGCCATGGGCGGCGCCGGTGCCATCGGCGCCTTCGCCCATGGGGTCGCGGACATCGGACTCGACCCGGTCGATGTGCTGTCCGGCCCCGGCAACAACTACGTCGCGTCTGCGAAGCGCGCCGTAGCGGGCGTCGTCGGAACCGATTCCGAAGCGGGGGCGACGGAGATCCTCATCGTGGCCGATTCCGCGGCGGACCCGCGACTGGTCGCAGCCGACCTCATCAGCCAGGCAGAGCACGACGAACAGGCCTCAGCGGTCCTCGTCACCGATTCGCCCGAGCTGGCCGAGCGTGTCGCGGTCGACGTGGCGCGCCTGGCGGCGGCGACCCGGCACTCCGAGCGCGTGGCCGCAGCCCTCGACGGGCCGCAGTCGGCGATCGTGCTGGTCGACGACCGTGCGATGGCCACGGCGTTCAGCAACGCCTATGCCCCGGAGCACTTGGAGCTGCACCTGCAGGATGCCGAGGCGGCGGCGGCGACCTTCACGAGTGCGGGCGCGGTCTTCGTCGGCGATCACACCCCGGTGAGTCTGGGGGACTACATGGCCGGCAGCAACCACGTGCTGCCGACCGGCGGTCAGGCGCGATACGCACCGGGGCTCGGCGCGTACACCTTCCTGCGACCGCAGCAGGTGATCTCCTACGACCGGGCCGCCCTCGCCGAGGTGCGCTCCGGCGTGGTCGCTCTCGCGAACACCGAGGTGCTTCCGGCACACGGCGAGGCGATCGAGGCGCGTTTCACCGCGTAG
- the nrdR gene encoding transcriptional regulator NrdR — MHCPFCRHSDSRVIDSRTSDDGLSIRRRRQCPECGGRFTTTETASLNVIKRSGVMEPFSREKVISGVRKACQGRPVTEADLAILAQRVEEAVRQTGVSQLDTNEIGLAILGPLRDLDEVAFLRFASVYQAFESLEDFESAITDLRADHAKAASADR, encoded by the coding sequence ATGCACTGCCCCTTCTGCCGTCACTCGGACTCCCGGGTCATCGATTCCCGCACCAGCGACGACGGGCTGTCCATCCGCAGACGCCGTCAGTGCCCTGAGTGCGGCGGCCGCTTCACCACGACAGAGACGGCGAGCCTCAACGTCATCAAGCGCTCCGGCGTCATGGAGCCGTTCAGCCGCGAGAAGGTCATCTCGGGCGTGCGCAAGGCATGCCAGGGAAGGCCCGTGACCGAGGCGGACCTCGCCATCCTCGCCCAGCGGGTGGAGGAGGCGGTACGCCAGACCGGTGTCTCGCAGCTCGACACGAACGAGATCGGTCTCGCGATCCTCGGCCCGCTCCGCGACCTCGACGAGGTCGCCTTCCTCCGGTTCGCCAGTGTCTACCAGGCGTTCGAGTCGCTCGAGGACTTCGAGAGCGCGATCACCGACCTCCGGGCCGACCACGCGAAGGCCGCGTCCGCCGACCGGTAA
- a CDS encoding quinone-dependent dihydroorotate dehydrogenase, giving the protein MYPLLFRAVLSRFDPEFAHHAGMAVIRVLGAPPFSWATRRLTAPDPSLRVEALGLTFPSPFGVAAGFDKNAVGVRGLAALGFGHVEVGTVTAVPQEGNPRPRLFRLIADRAVINRMGFNNEGADAVARRLARLRRGAPDTVIGVNIGKSRVVEVEQATADYVASATRLAPLADYLAVNVSSPNTPGLRGLQAVETLAPLLRAVREAAGSTPLLVKIAPDLPDEEITAIAELAVQEGLAGIIAHNTTVSREGLTTDAATVEAAGAGGLSGAPLKARSLQVLRLVRAAVPADFCVIAVGGVETPADVQERLAAGANLVQGYTAFLYRGPFWGREINRGLIAG; this is encoded by the coding sequence ATGTATCCGCTGCTCTTCCGCGCTGTCCTGTCGCGCTTCGATCCCGAGTTCGCCCATCACGCCGGCATGGCGGTGATCCGTGTCCTCGGCGCGCCGCCCTTCTCCTGGGCCACCCGCCGGCTGACGGCTCCCGACCCGTCGCTTAGGGTCGAGGCGCTGGGTCTCACGTTCCCGTCTCCATTCGGCGTCGCCGCCGGGTTCGACAAGAACGCCGTCGGCGTGCGCGGTCTCGCCGCTCTCGGCTTCGGCCACGTCGAGGTGGGCACCGTCACCGCCGTGCCCCAGGAGGGCAACCCGCGACCGCGCCTGTTCCGTCTCATCGCCGATCGCGCCGTCATCAACCGGATGGGCTTCAACAACGAGGGGGCGGATGCTGTCGCCCGTCGCCTCGCGAGACTCCGCCGCGGTGCCCCCGACACGGTGATCGGAGTGAACATCGGAAAGAGCCGCGTCGTGGAGGTGGAGCAGGCCACCGCGGACTACGTCGCCTCGGCCACCCGCCTCGCGCCGCTGGCCGACTATCTCGCCGTCAACGTCTCGTCGCCCAACACCCCGGGCCTCCGCGGACTGCAGGCCGTCGAGACCCTCGCGCCGCTGCTCAGGGCCGTACGCGAGGCGGCCGGCTCCACGCCGCTGCTCGTCAAGATCGCCCCCGACCTCCCCGACGAGGAGATCACGGCGATCGCCGAGCTCGCCGTCCAGGAGGGCCTCGCGGGGATCATCGCGCACAACACGACGGTCAGTCGCGAGGGGCTCACGACGGATGCCGCGACGGTCGAGGCAGCCGGTGCCGGCGGCCTCTCCGGCGCGCCGCTGAAGGCGCGATCCCTGCAGGTCCTGCGACTCGTGCGCGCGGCCGTTCCCGCGGACTTCTGTGTGATCGCGGTCGGGGGAGTCGAGACTCCGGCCGACGTCCAGGAGCGTCTCGCCGCCGGTGCGAATCTGGTCCAGGGATACACCGCGTTCCTGTATCGCGGACCGTTCTGGGGGCGTGAGATCAACCGCGGCCTCATCGCAGGCTGA